DNA sequence from the Thiosulfativibrio zosterae genome:
AAACCACTTTGGTGAGGTTTTCTGCAGATTGGTCGATCATGGTCACGGCAATATTTTCGCCGTAATGGGTCGCGGAGCCTTTAATCAAACCATAAGCCAAGGCTGAAAAGGGGCGTTTAGAGGTATAGGTTAAGTGCATCACATTAGGTTGGGGAAAGGTGGCGCTAAAGGTGGGCAGTTCTGCTTCTGGGTAGAGTTTTTTCACTTCGACATGCACACGATTTTCTATGGTGTCTAAAAACTCAAAGCAAGTGTTCACGCCTTCAAAGAACACGGGATAGGCTTCATAAAAACGCCCCAACAAATGTTCGCCAAAAACCTGCACTAGGGCTTCAACTGAGATGCCCGTTTTTTGACTGAGTAGCGTCACTAGGGTTAACAGCTCATG
Encoded proteins:
- a CDS encoding heme NO-binding domain-containing protein, encoding MKGIVFSEFLELVEDKFGFEMADDIIDEADLPSGGAYTTVGTYDHHELLTLVTLLSQKTGISVEALVQVFGEHLLGRFYEAYPVFFEGVNTCFEFLDTIENRVHVEVKKLYPEAELPTFSATFPQPNVMHLTYTSKRPFSALAYGLIKGSATHYGENIAVTMIDQSAENLTKVVFELVKQD